In Scylla paramamosain isolate STU-SP2022 chromosome 29, ASM3559412v1, whole genome shotgun sequence, a genomic segment contains:
- the LOC135115236 gene encoding uncharacterized protein LOC135115236, whose protein sequence is MSISFSSRTLLVVLTAFAIMNAVAAFMCYTKTIGEDDTSVAFCSSSTCYSKGGSVGNSKDAMKGCSEEPHEDGCMETGIPGIASAHICYCSTPLCNSAFTPSNVLPLLVLPAMLQYFL, encoded by the exons ATGAGCATTTCCTTCAGTAGCCGCaccctgctggtggtgctgacTGCCTTCGCCATCATGAATGCAG TGGCAGCATTTATGTGTTACACCAAGACCATCGGTGAGGATGACACCTCAGTGGCGTTTTGTAGCAGTAGCACCTGCTACTCTAAGGGTGGCAGTG TTGGAAACAGTAAAGACGCCATGAAAGGTTGTTCTGAGGAGCCTCACGAGGATGGTTGTATGGAGACTGGCATCCCTGGCATTGCCTCTGCTCATATTTGCTACTGTTCCACACCACTCTGCAACTCAGCCTTCACACCCAGCAATGTCCTGCCCCTGTTGGTGCTTCCTGCCATGCTGCAGTATTTCCTGTAA